Proteins from a single region of Chryseobacterium sp. W4I1:
- a CDS encoding helix-turn-helix domain-containing protein, whose protein sequence is MHERKIPLNLNCGLDLTAEVLYGKWKIRLLWFINEGHLRPSELQRKIPDASRRVLNIQLKELEEHGLVSKIVYAQVPLKVEYSLTAFGKTLIPVISALGNWGDEHEERLREAILKRSGKEQE, encoded by the coding sequence ATGCATGAAAGAAAAATTCCCCTGAACTTAAATTGCGGCCTGGACCTGACCGCTGAGGTGCTTTACGGTAAATGGAAAATCCGTTTACTGTGGTTTATCAATGAAGGTCATCTTCGCCCAAGTGAACTGCAGCGTAAAATTCCCGATGCTTCCCGCCGGGTATTGAATATTCAGCTGAAAGAACTGGAAGAGCACGGGTTGGTTTCAAAGATTGTTTATGCACAGGTCCCTTTAAAAGTAGAGTATAGTCTCACAGCTTTTGGTAAAACGCTGATTCCTGTTATTTCTGCATTGGGAAACTGGGGTGATGAGCATGAAGAACGTTTGCGGGAAGCTATTTTGAAGAGATCAGGGAAAGAACAGGAATAG
- the gcvP gene encoding aminomethyl-transferring glycine dehydrogenase, translating into MNTEQFVSRHISLNEADKQAMLERLGVSSIEELISQTIPSSIRLEKDLEISAPLSEYEMLNHSKELASKNTDYTSYIGFGYHNTLLPSAIQRNIFENPSWYTAYTPYQAEIAQGRLEALLNFQTVVCDLTGFGLANASLLDESTAAAEAMHMFFNNRTKDQKKANANKFFISDLVLPQTVSVLKTKAEGLEIEVVVGDHKTHPFDDSYYGVLLQYPGKNGIVLDYTEDIVEYKKIDLQVAVACDPMALVKLKSPASMGADCAVGTTQRFGIPLGYGGPHAAFFSCKEDYKRDIPGRIIGVSQDMYGKRALRMALQTREQHIKRERATSNICTAQVLLAVMAGMYAVYHGPKGLNYIADQIHFKANALKGGLQALGYQTVEEPIFDTVKIAMSEDEKGRLSRMMLDHKINLNYFTEGVVSIAINESTTLDKLNVLMASFAQFKDKQTFKLEIKEGYSIPEENLRKDEILTESVFNKYHTETELMRYIKRLERKDLSLTHSMISLGSCTMKLNAATQMLPLSWDNWGAVHPFVPVDQAGGYQEMIKELEKDLAEITGFAGTSLQPNSGAQGEYAGLMVIREYHISRGEGHRNVVLIPQSAHGTNPASAAMAGMKIVVVKNLANGEIDFEDLKAKTEQHSENLSCVMITYPSTYGFFDANIIEITNLIHQHGGQVYMDGANMNAQVGFTSPGNIGADVCHLNLHKTFAIPHGGGGPGVGPICVAKHLVPFLPSNANIRVGSKEAIDGISAAPYGSGLILNISYSYIKMLGTDGLKKATGHAIMNANYLKEILAEHFPILYSNENGRVAHECIVDFRQFKTLGIEVADVAKRLMDYGFHAPTVSFPVAGTLMIEPTESESKSEIDRFAEALISIKREIDEIANGEADQANNVLKNAPHTEQLVISDSWDKPYSREKAAYPLEWVRDHKFFASVSRVDEAYGDRNLVCTCEPIEAYM; encoded by the coding sequence ATGAATACAGAACAGTTTGTGAGCCGTCACATTTCCCTTAATGAAGCCGATAAACAGGCGATGTTGGAAAGATTGGGCGTTTCAAGTATTGAAGAACTAATTTCTCAGACTATTCCTTCTTCTATCCGACTAGAAAAGGATCTTGAGATCTCTGCACCGCTTTCAGAATACGAGATGCTGAACCATTCAAAAGAATTGGCATCGAAGAATACTGATTATACGAGCTATATTGGTTTTGGATACCACAATACACTTTTGCCATCAGCTATTCAAAGGAATATCTTTGAAAACCCAAGCTGGTATACCGCTTATACCCCTTATCAGGCAGAAATTGCACAAGGAAGATTAGAAGCGCTTCTTAATTTCCAGACTGTAGTGTGTGACCTTACAGGTTTTGGGCTGGCAAATGCTTCTCTTTTGGATGAATCTACTGCTGCTGCTGAAGCTATGCACATGTTCTTTAACAACAGAACAAAAGATCAGAAGAAAGCCAATGCAAACAAATTCTTTATTTCTGACCTTGTTTTACCACAGACCGTTTCTGTCCTTAAAACAAAAGCAGAAGGATTGGAAATTGAAGTGGTAGTGGGAGATCACAAAACCCATCCGTTTGACGATTCTTATTACGGTGTTCTATTACAATATCCGGGTAAAAACGGGATCGTACTAGATTATACGGAAGATATCGTAGAATACAAAAAAATAGATCTTCAGGTAGCGGTAGCTTGTGACCCGATGGCTTTGGTTAAACTAAAATCACCCGCTTCTATGGGAGCTGACTGTGCGGTTGGAACCACTCAGAGATTCGGTATTCCATTAGGATACGGAGGTCCTCATGCTGCATTTTTCTCTTGCAAAGAAGATTACAAAAGAGATATTCCGGGAAGAATTATCGGAGTTTCTCAGGATATGTACGGAAAACGTGCACTGAGAATGGCTTTACAGACCAGAGAACAGCATATTAAGAGAGAAAGAGCAACTTCAAACATTTGTACTGCTCAGGTTCTTTTAGCTGTAATGGCTGGAATGTATGCCGTTTATCACGGTCCTAAAGGATTAAATTACATTGCAGATCAGATCCACTTTAAGGCTAATGCTCTGAAAGGAGGTCTTCAGGCTTTAGGATACCAGACTGTTGAAGAGCCGATCTTCGATACAGTGAAAATCGCAATGAGTGAAGATGAAAAAGGAAGATTGTCAAGAATGATGCTTGATCATAAAATCAATCTGAACTATTTCACAGAAGGCGTTGTAAGCATTGCAATCAATGAAAGTACGACATTGGATAAATTAAATGTTCTGATGGCTTCTTTCGCTCAGTTTAAAGATAAGCAGACCTTCAAATTAGAAATTAAAGAAGGATACAGTATTCCTGAAGAGAATTTAAGAAAAGACGAAATTCTTACAGAAAGCGTATTCAACAAATACCATACTGAAACGGAATTGATGCGTTACATCAAACGTTTGGAAAGAAAAGATTTATCATTAACCCATTCAATGATCTCTCTTGGTTCTTGTACAATGAAACTGAACGCTGCGACTCAGATGTTACCACTTTCGTGGGATAATTGGGGAGCTGTTCATCCATTTGTACCGGTAGACCAGGCGGGAGGTTATCAGGAAATGATCAAAGAATTAGAGAAAGATTTAGCTGAAATCACTGGTTTCGCTGGAACTTCTCTTCAGCCAAACTCTGGAGCTCAGGGAGAATATGCAGGATTGATGGTGATCAGAGAATATCACATTTCAAGAGGCGAAGGTCACAGAAATGTAGTATTGATCCCTCAGTCGGCACACGGAACCAACCCGGCTTCTGCAGCAATGGCAGGAATGAAGATCGTTGTCGTGAAAAACCTTGCAAACGGAGAAATTGATTTCGAAGATTTAAAGGCTAAAACAGAGCAGCATTCTGAAAACCTATCTTGTGTGATGATCACATATCCGTCTACTTACGGATTCTTTGATGCCAACATTATTGAAATTACAAACCTGATTCACCAGCATGGAGGACAGGTGTATATGGACGGTGCCAATATGAACGCTCAGGTAGGATTCACAAGTCCTGGAAACATTGGAGCAGACGTTTGTCACCTGAATCTACACAAAACTTTTGCTATTCCTCACGGAGGTGGAGGTCCTGGAGTTGGCCCAATCTGTGTTGCTAAACACCTGGTTCCTTTCCTTCCTTCCAATGCCAATATCAGAGTCGGTTCTAAAGAAGCGATCGACGGTATCTCTGCAGCACCTTACGGTTCAGGATTGATCCTTAATATTTCTTACTCTTACATCAAGATGTTAGGAACAGACGGATTGAAAAAAGCGACAGGGCATGCAATCATGAATGCGAATTACCTTAAAGAAATTTTAGCAGAGCATTTCCCGATCTTATATTCAAACGAGAACGGAAGAGTCGCTCACGAATGTATTGTAGACTTCCGTCAGTTCAAAACTTTAGGAATTGAAGTCGCTGATGTAGCGAAGAGACTGATGGACTATGGATTCCATGCACCTACCGTTTCTTTCCCTGTAGCAGGAACATTAATGATTGAGCCTACAGAATCTGAAAGCAAGTCTGAAATCGACCGTTTTGCAGAAGCATTGATCTCTATTAAAAGAGAAATTGATGAGATTGCCAACGGGGAAGCAGATCAGGCGAATAACGTGCTTAAAAACGCTCCTCACACTGAACAATTGGTAATCTCTGATTCTTGGGACAAACCATACAGCAGAGAAAAGGCAGCTTATCCGCTGGAGTGGGTAAGAGACCACAAATTCTTTGCTTCTGTATCAAGAGTGGATGAAGCTTACGGAGACAGAAACTTAGTATGTACCTGTGAGCCGATTGAAGCTTATATGTAA
- a CDS encoding SDR family oxidoreductase, translating into MENQFNFNNELMGKTALITGGTKGAGKAIAERLLNAGATVIITARNPPEEENPGLHFISADLSIAQGTQKVVNEVLQQFGKLDILVNNLGGSETKGGGFTVLTDDDWLQSIQTNLLSPVRLDRGFLPQMIERKTGVIIHIASIQARLPLYDSTLPYAAAKAGLLNYSKSLSNEVASKGIRILTVSPGWIMTTASERMMQRIAESNNFTIEEATQSVMNALGGIPFGRPAQPKEVAELVGFLVSPRASYLTGTEYVIDGGTIPTV; encoded by the coding sequence ATGGAAAATCAATTCAATTTCAACAACGAACTGATGGGTAAAACCGCTCTCATCACTGGTGGTACAAAAGGGGCAGGAAAAGCCATCGCAGAAAGACTGCTCAATGCAGGAGCAACTGTTATCATCACAGCAAGGAATCCACCTGAAGAAGAAAATCCTGGTTTGCACTTTATTTCAGCAGACCTCAGTATTGCTCAGGGAACTCAAAAAGTGGTGAATGAAGTGCTACAACAATTCGGAAAACTGGATATCCTCGTCAACAATCTCGGAGGTTCGGAAACCAAAGGTGGTGGCTTTACAGTATTAACCGATGACGATTGGCTTCAATCAATACAGACCAATCTCCTTTCGCCGGTACGATTAGACCGCGGATTTTTACCGCAGATGATCGAAAGAAAAACCGGTGTCATCATTCATATTGCTTCTATTCAGGCAAGGTTACCTTTATATGACAGCACACTTCCCTATGCCGCTGCCAAAGCAGGCTTGCTTAATTACAGTAAAAGTTTATCCAATGAAGTTGCCTCAAAAGGCATTCGCATTTTAACCGTATCACCCGGCTGGATCATGACCACTGCCTCGGAAAGAATGATGCAACGAATTGCCGAGAGCAATAACTTCACCATCGAAGAAGCCACTCAAAGTGTCATGAATGCCCTTGGCGGAATCCCATTCGGAAGACCCGCACAACCAAAAGAAGTGGCTGAACTGGTAGGCTTTCTCGTTTCTCCGAGAGCAAGTTACCTCACCGGAACAGAATATGTGATTGACGGCGGGACTATACCTACTGTTTAA
- a CDS encoding RNA polymerase sigma factor, translated as MEVVEEITMPQEEKASIISQTVSKYGGKLMSYIRPKVKNTEDAEDILQEVWFQFSSLTNLSEIVNVGGWLYRVTANKITDRYRKKKTENLEDFVYEDEDGSFSIKDILLLDESAGPEVKMFQDEIWKKLFEALDELPEKQRLIYVENELNDKTLQQIADEQGENIKTIISRKNYAVKHLRNRLRKLYEDLNS; from the coding sequence ATGGAGGTTGTCGAAGAAATAACAATGCCACAGGAGGAGAAAGCAAGCATCATCTCACAAACCGTTTCAAAGTACGGAGGAAAGCTGATGTCTTATATTCGTCCGAAAGTGAAAAACACCGAAGATGCAGAAGATATTCTGCAGGAAGTGTGGTTCCAGTTCAGCAGTCTGACCAATCTTTCCGAGATTGTAAATGTAGGGGGCTGGCTGTACAGGGTAACTGCGAATAAGATCACAGACCGGTATCGTAAAAAGAAAACCGAAAATCTTGAAGACTTTGTATATGAAGATGAAGATGGAAGCTTTTCTATCAAGGATATCCTGTTGTTGGACGAAAGCGCAGGTCCCGAGGTGAAAATGTTCCAGGATGAGATCTGGAAGAAGCTGTTTGAAGCACTGGATGAACTTCCGGAAAAACAGCGGCTGATCTATGTTGAAAATGAACTGAACGACAAGACCCTCCAGCAGATCGCCGATGAACAAGGTGAAAACATAAAGACCATTATCAGTAGGAAAAACTATGCTGTGAAGCATTTAAGAAACAGGCTGAGAAAATTATACGAAGATTTAAATAGTTAG
- a CDS encoding sensor histidine kinase: protein MKTDTERFKETLVMDFLVEDRFRLRRHVLFLVFFFFLLYSARFWHWYSGIYQYYILFFVYTVLIAMVYINIYILVPKFFFKTRYITYLILLVLMGVGGLKMIGYSFKFFFEDFRVENLRKEGDRGSIYEGILMCIPIIMTTTTVKLLQKWINDSKRITELNNITLQMELNELRNQINPHFLFNMLNNVKALTRTDPEKASAVIVKLSEFLRYQLYENGEEKTLLVSEIDFLSNFLNLEKIRRDNFSFDIHAETGDRNVKSTFIPPNLFTTFVENAVKHSVDISSTESYVKIDIEVESKTLYFTCSNSMNPSLTVANSKYGGLGLANIKRRLELLYGKAFELNIISGEKEYTVNLKIPV from the coding sequence ATGAAAACCGACACAGAAAGATTTAAAGAAACGCTTGTCATGGACTTTCTGGTGGAAGACCGCTTCAGGCTCCGAAGACATGTGTTGTTCCTTGTTTTCTTTTTCTTTCTGCTGTACAGTGCCCGGTTTTGGCATTGGTATTCGGGAATCTATCAGTATTATATTCTGTTTTTCGTGTATACTGTACTGATTGCCATGGTATACATTAATATATATATTCTGGTACCTAAGTTCTTTTTTAAAACAAGATATATTACGTATCTCATACTGCTTGTTCTGATGGGCGTGGGCGGACTGAAAATGATAGGATACAGTTTTAAATTTTTCTTTGAAGATTTCAGAGTGGAAAATTTAAGGAAGGAAGGAGATAGGGGCAGCATCTATGAAGGCATACTGATGTGTATTCCCATTATTATGACCACTACTACGGTAAAATTACTTCAGAAATGGATCAATGATTCCAAAAGAATTACAGAGCTGAACAATATCACTTTACAGATGGAGCTGAATGAACTCAGGAATCAGATCAATCCGCATTTCCTTTTTAATATGCTGAATAATGTCAAAGCATTGACCAGAACAGATCCGGAGAAAGCCTCAGCTGTTATCGTTAAGCTTTCAGAATTTTTAAGGTACCAGTTGTATGAGAACGGCGAGGAGAAAACGTTGCTTGTTTCAGAAATAGATTTTCTGTCTAATTTTCTGAACCTGGAAAAGATAAGAAGGGATAATTTTTCTTTTGATATCCATGCAGAAACGGGAGACAGAAATGTAAAAAGCACTTTTATTCCTCCGAATTTATTTACCACCTTTGTTGAAAATGCCGTAAAACACAGTGTAGATATCAGCAGTACAGAATCCTATGTGAAAATTGATATTGAGGTTGAAAGTAAAACACTTTATTTTACCTGTAGCAATTCTATGAACCCGAGTTTGACAGTAGCCAATAGCAAATATGGAGGACTGGGGCTGGCTAATATTAAAAGAAGACTTGAACTTTTGTACGGTAAAGCATTCGAACTGAATATCATTTCAGGAGAAAAAGAATACACCGTTAATTTAAAAATTCCTGTATGA
- a CDS encoding LytTR family DNA-binding domain-containing protein has protein sequence MNCIIVDDEPLARAEMRSLIHEISKTEILGEFSNAPSALDFLKTNDVDLIFLDIEMPMVTGLEFAEMLPGQSLIIFTTAYSQYALKSYDLDAIDYLLKPIEKQRLEKAIDKAVLYKDLLSKDTVKNTIESNTKDFLFIKADRRYYKINFTDIKFIEGLKDYVVIHTQHQKLMTAMNLKTIHQKIPSESFVRVSKSYVVNMDYIDSFDNHSIYINDSEIPLGEVYKTAFFIRYSGGSLNTES, from the coding sequence ATGAATTGTATAATCGTAGATGATGAACCGTTAGCAAGAGCAGAAATGCGTTCGCTGATTCATGAAATTTCAAAGACCGAGATCCTTGGAGAATTCTCCAATGCTCCTTCCGCCCTTGATTTTCTGAAAACCAACGATGTAGATCTTATTTTCCTGGATATTGAAATGCCAATGGTAACAGGACTGGAATTCGCAGAAATGCTGCCGGGGCAGAGCCTGATCATTTTTACAACAGCCTATTCGCAGTATGCTTTGAAAAGCTACGATCTCGATGCAATAGATTATTTATTAAAACCCATTGAAAAACAACGCTTAGAAAAGGCTATCGATAAAGCGGTTCTCTATAAAGATCTGCTATCTAAGGATACCGTAAAAAATACGATAGAATCCAATACAAAAGATTTTTTGTTTATAAAAGCAGACAGGAGATACTATAAGATCAATTTTACAGACATTAAATTTATTGAAGGTTTGAAAGACTATGTGGTTATTCATACCCAGCATCAGAAGCTGATGACTGCAATGAATTTAAAAACTATACATCAGAAGATTCCGTCAGAGTCTTTTGTGCGGGTAAGTAAATCGTACGTTGTTAATATGGATTATATTGATTCATTCGATAACCATAGTATTTACATCAATGACTCGGAAATTCCTTTGGGAGAAGTGTATAAAACGGCTTTTTTCATCAGATATTCAGGCGGATCATTAAATACTGAATCTTAA
- a CDS encoding AAA family ATPase — translation MNLYNLIIQDKEEVTLKDVFLDSNNSAQLAQLIKEHTYIKELQEYGLPVNNKILLQGSSGCGKTMTAKAVANALGKSILVLNLSNIVSSRIGETSQNIKMIFDKAARERSVLFLDELDQIGKARGSDDKDVGEMRRLVNTLIQLIDYYPENALLLCATNHAEIIDTALLRRFQLRINYEMPSAEFLDTFYDNLLAKFPEDMRSIHRKYSISFAEAKDHAFTAVKSALIKKLEARQITQP, via the coding sequence ATGAATCTGTACAATCTCATCATTCAGGATAAAGAGGAAGTGACCCTTAAGGATGTATTTCTCGACAGCAATAACAGCGCTCAGCTCGCACAACTCATCAAAGAGCATACTTATATCAAAGAACTGCAGGAATATGGGCTTCCTGTCAACAATAAGATCCTTCTGCAAGGAAGTTCAGGATGTGGAAAAACCATGACCGCTAAAGCTGTTGCCAATGCTTTGGGAAAAAGTATACTGGTCTTAAATCTCAGCAATATTGTTTCATCCCGTATTGGCGAAACTTCCCAGAACATTAAAATGATATTTGACAAAGCTGCCAGAGAAAGATCCGTTCTTTTCCTGGATGAACTGGATCAGATAGGAAAAGCAAGGGGAAGTGATGATAAGGACGTAGGTGAAATGAGAAGACTGGTAAATACCTTAATCCAGCTGATCGACTATTACCCTGAAAACGCCCTACTCCTCTGTGCAACCAATCATGCAGAGATCATTGATACCGCTTTGTTGAGACGTTTTCAGCTCAGAATTAATTACGAAATGCCTTCTGCTGAGTTTCTGGATACTTTTTATGATAACCTTCTTGCAAAATTTCCTGAAGACATGAGAAGCATACACCGTAAATACAGTATTTCTTTTGCGGAAGCGAAAGATCATGCTTTTACAGCCGTAAAATCAGCACTCATTAAAAAACTGGAAGCCCGGCAAATTACACAGCCATGA
- a CDS encoding nuclear transport factor 2 family protein, which produces MNLPNIVSKLVKAQNEFDSHAYADCFTETAVVHDEGKTHKGKTEIQNWIDTANKEYKASMKPLGYNETGHVLSAEISGNFPGSPVILKYHFEFSEGLIESLKITG; this is translated from the coding sequence ATGAATTTACCAAACATCGTTTCAAAATTAGTGAAAGCCCAAAACGAATTTGATAGCCATGCCTATGCAGACTGTTTTACTGAAACTGCCGTCGTACATGACGAAGGCAAAACCCACAAGGGAAAAACAGAAATACAAAACTGGATTGATACTGCCAATAAAGAATATAAAGCCAGCATGAAACCTCTGGGCTATAATGAGACAGGCCATGTTTTGTCAGCGGAAATCTCTGGTAACTTTCCCGGAAGTCCGGTGATTTTGAAATACCATTTTGAGTTCAGTGAGGGACTTATTGAGTCTTTGAAGATTACGGGCTAA
- a CDS encoding multidrug efflux SMR transporter, translating to MGRSYIFLALAITFEIIATTFLKKSEEFSKLWPSVITVVGYAAAFYCLSITLRQIPVGITYAVWSGVGIVFITLIGIIAFKQVPDLPAIIGIALIVIGVIVINVFSKMGTH from the coding sequence ATGGGCCGCAGTTACATCTTTCTTGCTTTAGCAATCACATTTGAGATTATAGCTACCACTTTTCTGAAAAAATCAGAAGAGTTTTCAAAGCTTTGGCCCTCCGTAATTACAGTTGTAGGATATGCTGCTGCTTTTTACTGCCTGAGCATTACCCTGCGCCAGATCCCCGTTGGGATTACTTATGCAGTATGGTCAGGTGTAGGCATTGTTTTTATCACACTAATTGGTATCATCGCTTTTAAGCAGGTTCCGGATCTGCCTGCCATTATTGGGATTGCATTAATTGTGATTGGCGTAATTGTTATTAATGTATTTTCAAAGATGGGGACGCATTGA
- a CDS encoding S9 family peptidase, whose product MNFNSKIFGAAQIVLSAIMMNAQTSTAKLPGDPTLPTTKANLEKLTAYDKGNFKYKVEDYFARPNASQFKISPDGKYLSYKEKDKDKKNHVYVKELKTGKITKAIVEKDDLIKSYGWLNENRLFFTQDKGGNENIHLYAADIDGKNLKDLTPFDGITLGTVRLIKDTEFVVITMNKNNKQIFEPYKINFNTGEMTQLYENKDVNSPIDDYIFDKDGNLRGYTVLENGLTTKTYYKDLQTGKFNLIKSTDWKDTFYITQLNENSKNKDEAYVVTNLDSDKSRIVLYDLKKNAIIREVYSNPVFDVNSISVAGKNRNYELDYINYDGIKDETVPVSKFYKEIDDQLKAEFKDKQFSVVSSDDNNEKLLVYVGSDKLYGAYYEYDTKSKKINLLYNLMPQLKEEDMAEMRPIEFKSRDGLTIRGYITLPKAALEGKKVPLIVNPHGGPQGIRDQWGFNPETQLFASRGYATLQVNFRISGGYGKEFQKAGYKQIGRKAMDDVEDGVKYAIEQGWVDKDKIAIYGGSHGGYATLMGLIKTPELYACGVDYVGVSNIFTFFDSFPEYWKPYKEMVKQIWYDLDNPEEAKIAKEVSPVFQIDKIKKPLFVVQGANDPRVNINESDQIVKAMRAKGFEVPYLVKYDEGHGFGKEPNRLELYQYMLGFFAENFNKK is encoded by the coding sequence ATGAATTTTAATAGTAAAATCTTTGGTGCGGCTCAAATCGTACTCTCAGCAATTATGATGAATGCACAGACTTCAACGGCTAAACTGCCTGGCGACCCAACACTTCCAACCACTAAAGCAAACCTGGAAAAACTGACTGCTTATGATAAAGGAAACTTTAAATATAAAGTAGAAGACTATTTTGCAAGACCCAATGCATCACAGTTTAAAATCTCTCCGGATGGCAAGTATCTTTCCTACAAAGAAAAAGATAAAGACAAAAAAAATCATGTTTATGTAAAAGAACTTAAAACAGGGAAAATTACTAAGGCAATTGTTGAAAAAGACGATCTTATTAAAAGCTACGGCTGGCTCAATGAAAATCGCCTTTTCTTTACCCAGGACAAAGGAGGTAACGAAAATATTCATCTTTACGCAGCAGATATCGACGGAAAGAACCTCAAAGACCTGACTCCTTTTGACGGAATTACTCTGGGAACCGTAAGACTTATAAAAGACACAGAATTTGTTGTGATTACCATGAATAAAAACAACAAGCAGATCTTCGAGCCCTATAAGATCAATTTCAACACCGGAGAAATGACCCAGCTGTATGAAAATAAAGATGTCAACAGCCCTATTGATGATTATATTTTCGATAAAGACGGTAATTTAAGAGGATACACCGTTCTAGAAAACGGATTGACCACCAAAACGTACTATAAGGACCTGCAGACAGGAAAATTCAACCTGATTAAATCCACCGACTGGAAAGATACTTTTTATATTACACAGCTTAATGAGAATTCTAAAAATAAAGATGAGGCATATGTTGTAACCAACCTGGACAGCGATAAATCCAGAATTGTACTTTATGACCTGAAGAAAAATGCCATAATCAGGGAAGTATATTCCAACCCTGTTTTTGATGTAAACTCTATAAGCGTTGCCGGTAAAAACAGAAATTATGAACTCGATTATATCAACTATGACGGAATTAAAGATGAAACAGTTCCGGTAAGTAAATTCTATAAAGAAATTGATGATCAACTGAAAGCTGAATTTAAAGATAAACAGTTTTCCGTCGTATCTTCAGATGACAACAACGAAAAACTTCTTGTGTACGTAGGCAGCGACAAACTCTATGGAGCCTACTACGAATATGATACAAAAAGCAAAAAAATAAATCTCCTGTACAACCTGATGCCTCAGCTGAAAGAAGAAGATATGGCAGAAATGAGACCTATCGAATTCAAAAGCAGGGACGGATTAACGATTCGTGGATATATAACCCTTCCCAAGGCAGCCCTGGAAGGTAAAAAGGTACCTTTAATTGTTAATCCTCACGGCGGTCCGCAAGGAATTCGGGATCAATGGGGCTTCAATCCGGAAACCCAGCTCTTTGCCAGCAGAGGATATGCAACACTTCAGGTGAATTTCAGGATTTCAGGCGGTTATGGAAAAGAATTTCAGAAAGCGGGATACAAACAGATTGGCAGAAAAGCAATGGATGATGTGGAAGATGGTGTAAAATATGCTATTGAGCAAGGTTGGGTAGACAAAGATAAGATTGCCATCTATGGAGGAAGCCACGGAGGTTATGCTACACTTATGGGGCTTATTAAAACCCCGGAACTGTATGCCTGCGGTGTAGATTATGTGGGTGTATCCAATATTTTTACCTTCTTCGATTCCTTCCCGGAATACTGGAAACCATACAAAGAAATGGTAAAACAAATATGGTATGATCTTGATAATCCTGAAGAAGCAAAAATTGCCAAAGAAGTGTCCCCGGTTTTCCAGATTGATAAAATTAAAAAACCTTTATTTGTAGTACAGGGAGCCAATGACCCAAGAGTCAACATCAATGAATCTGATCAGATTGTAAAAGCAATGCGTGCCAAAGGATTCGAAGTTCCTTATCTGGTAAAATATGATGAAGGTCATGGATTCGGGAAAGAACCTAACAGACTCGAGCTGTATCAATATATGCTAGGCTTCTTTGCTGAAAATTTCAATAAAAAATAA
- a CDS encoding J domain-containing protein — protein sequence MKDYYYFLGISPDASEEDIKKAYRKLSLKYHPDKNDNDDFFAGRFREIQEAYEILSDSSKRHSYDQNLESHQKSFRYNVPPAIKTFTANKIHAKKGEEIIINWQTSNADVVKVLPFGLEKPYGERIFKITEFKDGKFQLLLHVTNSLLHKTVVQGITITEVFESDGAQFKSSVEEMFKPQPRTRINKSGQPKIMMLIWGIIILAIAIYFLLKNIG from the coding sequence ATGAAAGATTACTACTATTTTCTCGGGATTTCTCCGGATGCTTCAGAAGAAGACATCAAAAAAGCCTATAGAAAATTATCTTTAAAATACCATCCTGATAAGAATGATAACGATGACTTTTTTGCCGGACGTTTTCGTGAGATTCAGGAAGCTTATGAAATATTGAGCGATTCTTCGAAGAGGCATTCTTACGACCAGAATTTAGAAAGCCATCAGAAAAGCTTTAGGTACAACGTTCCGCCTGCTATAAAAACTTTTACAGCGAACAAAATTCATGCGAAGAAAGGGGAGGAGATCATCATTAACTGGCAGACGAGCAATGCCGATGTGGTGAAAGTACTGCCGTTTGGTTTAGAAAAACCTTATGGAGAAAGAATATTTAAGATCACGGAGTTTAAAGATGGAAAATTTCAGCTTCTGCTTCATGTGACGAATTCTCTGCTTCATAAGACCGTAGTGCAGGGAATCACCATTACTGAAGTATTTGAGAGTGATGGCGCTCAGTTTAAAAGCAGTGTTGAAGAAATGTTTAAGCCTCAGCCCAGAACAAGAATAAACAAATCCGGACAGCCAAAGATCATGATGCTGATCTGGGGAATTATTATTCTGGCCATAGCCATTTATTTTCTACTGAAAAATATCGGTTAG